The Bacillus carboniphilus genome contains a region encoding:
- the namA gene encoding NADPH dehydrogenase NamA translates to MNEGVFSPYTIKGVTLKNRIVMSPMCMYSSTDENGKLQAFHWTHYISRAVGGVGLVMLEATAISPEGRISSQDLGIWNDEHVEDLKMLVAEMQTYGTKTAIQLAHAGRKATVDGKILAPSAIAFNENFSIPNEMTYEDIKQTIEAFQNAASRAKQASFDIIELHGAHGYLINEFLSPLTNKREDIYGGNQVNRYRFLKDIIDAVKEVWDGALFVRISANDYQKEGLTVNDYITYCKWMKEQGVDLIDVSSGGVVPASIDVYPGYQIDYGEKIRQHVKVATGAVGMITSGLQAEEIIRNERADLVFIGRALLKNPYLPKVFADELDVPIDPPKQYSRGW, encoded by the coding sequence ATGAATGAAGGTGTTTTTTCTCCATATACGATTAAAGGGGTTACATTAAAAAACAGAATCGTCATGTCCCCAATGTGTATGTATTCTTCTACCGATGAAAATGGCAAATTACAGGCGTTTCATTGGACACATTACATAAGCAGAGCTGTCGGGGGTGTAGGGTTAGTCATGCTAGAAGCAACGGCCATTTCTCCAGAAGGAAGAATTTCTTCCCAAGACCTTGGAATTTGGAATGATGAACATGTCGAAGACTTAAAAATGCTTGTGGCAGAGATGCAAACCTATGGTACAAAAACAGCCATTCAATTGGCTCATGCTGGTCGTAAAGCAACCGTTGATGGAAAGATACTTGCCCCATCTGCGATTGCATTTAATGAAAATTTCTCTATACCAAATGAAATGACTTATGAGGATATTAAACAAACCATAGAAGCCTTTCAAAACGCTGCCTCACGAGCAAAACAAGCAAGCTTTGATATTATTGAGTTACATGGAGCTCATGGGTATTTAATTAATGAATTTTTATCTCCTTTAACGAATAAACGCGAGGATATTTATGGAGGAAATCAAGTAAACCGCTATCGTTTTTTAAAAGACATCATTGATGCTGTGAAGGAAGTTTGGGACGGAGCTTTATTTGTAAGAATATCAGCCAATGATTATCAAAAAGAGGGATTAACGGTCAATGACTATATAACATATTGTAAGTGGATGAAGGAACAAGGTGTAGATTTAATAGATGTTAGCTCAGGTGGAGTTGTACCTGCCTCAATTGATGTTTATCCAGGATACCAAATCGATTATGGTGAAAAAATTCGTCAGCATGTGAAAGTGGCAACAGGGGCAGTTGGCATGATTACCAGCGGTCTACAAGCAGAAGAAATCATTCGTAATGAAAGAGCAGATTTAGTATTCATTGGTCGAGCGTTATTAAAAAACCCTTATTTACCAAAGGTATTTGCAGATGAGTTAGATGTTCCAATTGACCCCCCTAAACAATATTCACGAGGGTGGTAA
- a CDS encoding GNAT family N-acetyltransferase, producing MEIKIDDLSGNAVAILLEEHMDGMKQHSPLESIHALDLDELKKQEITFWSVWEHDELLGCGALKELDKEHGEVKSMRTSSQHLRKGVAKLVLQHIMDEARRRGYKRLSLETGSMEAFEPARTLYISFGFHYCKPFDDYIEDENSVFMTKVL from the coding sequence TTGGAAATTAAAATAGATGATTTAAGTGGAAATGCCGTGGCGATATTATTAGAGGAACATATGGATGGAATGAAACAACATTCTCCGCTGGAAAGTATTCATGCACTGGATCTTGATGAATTGAAAAAACAGGAAATAACGTTTTGGAGTGTGTGGGAGCATGATGAATTGTTAGGATGCGGAGCACTTAAAGAACTTGATAAGGAGCATGGAGAGGTAAAGTCTATGCGAACTTCATCACAACATTTAAGAAAAGGTGTTGCAAAATTAGTTCTTCAACACATTATGGATGAAGCTAGACGGCGTGGCTATAAAAGATTAAGTTTGGAGACAGGATCCATGGAAGCTTTTGAACCAGCTAGAACTCTCTATATAAGTTTTGGGTTTCACTATTGCAAGCCTTTTGATGATTATATAGAGGATGAAAATAGTGTATTTATGACAAAGGTATTATAA
- the rnz gene encoding ribonuclease Z, translating into MEIQFLGTGAGIPAKERNVSSIALMLLEERNQIWLFDCGEATQHQILHTKIKPRKIEKIFITHLHGDHIFGLPGLLGSRSFQGGEELLTIYGPKGIKEFVETSLSVSTTYLKYPLQIVEIEETGIIFEDDTFEVQVELLEHGIPSYGYRVIEKDLPGKLQVDKLINEGIQPGPIYSQLKDGEKVVLEDGRIINGQDYIGEAKKGRIVTVLGDTRFCQASMELAKDADVLIHEATFSEKEEKLAFNYFHSTTKQAAQVAKRANVGCLWLTHISSRYQSSLQIQSLLQEAKKTFSNTYIANDLVEIDVLREQIEL; encoded by the coding sequence TTGGAGATTCAGTTTTTAGGTACGGGGGCAGGGATACCTGCGAAAGAACGGAATGTTTCATCTATAGCTCTAATGCTATTAGAAGAAAGAAACCAAATATGGTTGTTTGACTGCGGAGAAGCGACGCAACATCAAATTTTGCATACGAAAATAAAACCGAGAAAAATAGAAAAAATCTTTATTACCCATTTGCATGGTGATCATATATTTGGGTTACCTGGATTATTGGGAAGTCGTTCATTTCAAGGAGGAGAAGAATTACTAACTATATATGGACCAAAGGGAATAAAAGAATTTGTGGAAACAAGTCTTTCTGTAAGTACAACGTATTTAAAATACCCACTACAAATTGTAGAAATTGAGGAGACAGGCATTATTTTTGAAGATGATACGTTTGAAGTTCAAGTAGAGTTGCTTGAGCATGGCATTCCTTCATACGGGTATCGTGTTATTGAGAAGGACTTACCAGGTAAATTGCAAGTAGACAAATTGATTAATGAAGGAATTCAACCAGGCCCCATTTATAGTCAATTGAAAGATGGAGAGAAAGTGGTGTTGGAAGATGGCCGGATTATTAATGGTCAAGATTATATAGGCGAGGCTAAAAAAGGTCGTATTGTTACGGTTTTAGGTGATACGCGTTTTTGTCAAGCCAGTATGGAGTTGGCGAAGGATGCGGATGTTCTTATTCATGAAGCAACTTTTAGTGAAAAAGAAGAAAAACTAGCTTTTAATTACTTTCATTCGACTACCAAGCAAGCTGCTCAAGTTGCCAAGCGAGCAAATGTGGGTTGTCTTTGGCTTACACATATAAGTTCTCGCTACCAGTCGTCTCTACAAATTCAATCGTTGTTGCAGGAAGCGAAAAAAACTTTCTCGAATACATATATAGCCAACGACTTGGTTGAAATTGATGTTCTAAGAGAACAAATTGAACTTTAA
- the zwf gene encoding glucose-6-phosphate dehydrogenase, with translation METTTYPKAVIVIFGATGDLAKRKLYPSIHRLFNNNQIGDEFAVIGVARRPWTNDLFREKVKESIQTPITTDEEIDSFTSHFYYHPFDVTDKSSFQDLMSLMNDLDGQYRTEGNRMFYLAMAPEFFGTIAQNIQEYGLKETNGWTRLVIEKPFGHNFESAKKLNDELREAFDEKQIYRIDHYLGKEMVQNIEVIRFANAIFEHLWNNRFISNIQITSSELLGVEDRGKYYESSGALRDMVQNHMLQMVALLAMEPPIKLTTDEVRSEKVKALRSIRPLTKQSTFDHFVRGQYGKGEIEEEHVDGYREDPNVDSESNTETFVAGKIMIDNYRWAGVPFYIRTGKRMKEKLTKIVVEFKDLPMNLYNNGSGKKQTNLLVIHIQPDEGITLHLNAKQSDGTRTIIPIQLDYCNNCINGINTPEAYEKLIYDCMNGDATNFTHWDEVALSWQFVDTISKAWESQKAEFPNYTSGSMGPDDADKLLEKDGFNWW, from the coding sequence GTGGAAACAACAACATATCCTAAAGCAGTCATTGTGATCTTCGGAGCGACTGGTGACTTAGCGAAACGAAAGTTATATCCATCTATTCATCGGCTTTTCAATAACAACCAAATTGGTGATGAGTTTGCTGTTATCGGTGTCGCTAGAAGGCCTTGGACAAATGACCTTTTTCGAGAGAAAGTGAAAGAATCTATTCAAACCCCTATTACTACAGATGAAGAAATTGATTCGTTTACAAGTCATTTTTACTATCATCCTTTTGATGTGACAGATAAAAGTTCCTTTCAAGATTTAATGAGCTTAATGAACGACTTAGATGGACAGTATCGAACAGAAGGAAATCGGATGTTTTACTTAGCCATGGCGCCTGAATTTTTCGGAACAATCGCGCAAAACATTCAAGAATATGGATTGAAAGAGACAAATGGTTGGACTAGACTCGTCATTGAAAAACCATTTGGCCATAATTTTGAATCTGCTAAGAAGTTAAATGATGAATTAAGAGAAGCATTTGATGAAAAACAAATATATCGAATTGATCATTACTTAGGAAAGGAAATGGTACAAAACATAGAGGTTATTCGATTTGCTAACGCCATTTTTGAACATCTTTGGAACAACCGCTTTATATCCAATATACAAATCACATCTAGTGAATTATTAGGAGTGGAAGACCGAGGGAAATACTATGAAAGTTCAGGAGCCCTTCGCGATATGGTACAAAACCATATGTTGCAAATGGTCGCGTTACTTGCAATGGAGCCTCCTATTAAATTAACAACTGACGAAGTTCGTTCTGAAAAAGTAAAAGCTTTACGTTCTATCCGTCCTCTTACCAAACAGTCTACTTTTGACCATTTTGTTCGAGGGCAATATGGCAAGGGAGAAATAGAAGAAGAACACGTAGATGGGTATCGTGAAGATCCCAATGTTGACTCAGAATCGAATACGGAAACGTTTGTAGCAGGAAAGATCATGATTGATAACTATCGCTGGGCAGGCGTCCCTTTTTATATTCGAACAGGAAAAAGAATGAAAGAAAAATTAACAAAGATCGTGGTCGAGTTTAAAGACTTACCGATGAATTTATATAACAATGGTTCAGGAAAGAAACAAACAAACTTGCTGGTTATACATATACAACCTGATGAGGGGATCACCTTACATTTAAATGCCAAACAATCTGATGGAACAAGAACTATTATTCCCATTCAACTTGATTACTGTAACAATTGCATCAATGGCATTAATACACCGGAAGCTTATGAAAAATTAATTTATGATTGCATGAACGGAGATGCAACGAACTTCACCCATTGGGATGAAGTTGCTCTTTCTTGGCAATTTGTTGATACCATCTCAAAAGCTTGGGAGAGCCAAAAGGCCGAATTTCCAAACTATACGTCAGGTTCCATGGGACCTGACGACGCTGATAAACTTTTAGAAAAAGACGGATTTAACTGGTGGTAA
- a CDS encoding cyclase family protein encodes MKFYDVTTPIYQGMTVYKNKPEKQPIIKTTTNEHVTESRIDMDLHTGTHVDAPLHMINDGDTMETIQIKELVRPVKVFDVTHVEDRIKKSDVAGLNIEKDDFILFKTKNSFEDSFNFDFIFVAEDLAKYLAEIGIKGVGVDGLGIERSQPGHPTHRTLFDEKIIVMEGLRLKDITEGEYFMVASPLPIKGVDASPARVLLFEDNLSG; translated from the coding sequence ATGAAATTTTACGATGTAACAACTCCTATTTATCAAGGAATGACTGTTTATAAAAACAAACCAGAAAAACAACCAATCATCAAAACAACTACAAATGAGCATGTAACCGAGTCTCGCATCGATATGGATTTACACACAGGAACACATGTTGACGCTCCTCTTCATATGATCAATGATGGGGATACAATGGAAACCATCCAAATTAAAGAGCTAGTCAGACCTGTTAAAGTGTTTGACGTGACACATGTTGAAGATCGGATCAAGAAATCAGATGTGGCGGGCTTAAATATTGAGAAAGATGATTTCATTTTATTTAAAACAAAAAATTCATTTGAAGATTCATTCAACTTTGACTTTATATTTGTTGCTGAAGATTTAGCCAAGTACTTGGCTGAGATTGGCATTAAAGGTGTTGGAGTTGACGGACTCGGAATAGAAAGAAGTCAGCCTGGCCATCCTACTCATCGCACATTATTTGATGAAAAAATTATCGTCATGGAAGGTCTTCGATTAAAAGACATAACAGAGGGTGAGTATTTTATGGTTGCTTCTCCACTTCCTATTAAAGGAGTAGATGCATCACCAGCCCGCGTATTATTATTCGAGGACAACCTATCTGGATAG
- the gndA gene encoding NADP-dependent phosphogluconate dehydrogenase, protein MSNQHIGVVGLAVMGKNLALNIESRGYSVSVFNRSPEKTEQFLQEAEGKKVVGTYSIEEFVASLEKPRKILLMVKAGKPTDATIESLLPHLDKGDILIDGGNTFFKDTQRRNKQLAESGIHFIGTGVSGGEEGALKGPSIMPGGQKEAHELVKPILEAISAKVDGEACTTYIGPDGAGHYVKMVHNGIEYGDMQLICEAYSILKHVLGLNAQELHEVFAEWNNGELDSYLIEITADIFTKMDEETGKPLVDVILDTAGQKGTGKWTSQSSLDLGVPLPVITESVFARFISAMKEERVKASQTLSGPAIQNFTGDKKELIEAIRKALYMSKILSYAQGFAQMRAASEEYDWNLQYGEIAMIFRGGCIIRAAFLQKIKEAYDLDPKLANLLFDPYFKEIVENYQGALREVIALAINNGIPVPTFSSALAYYDSYRSERLPANLLQAQRDYFGAHTYQRVDKEGIFHTDWMEK, encoded by the coding sequence ATGTCAAATCAACATATTGGAGTAGTTGGACTTGCAGTTATGGGCAAAAATTTGGCTCTTAACATAGAAAGTCGTGGATATTCTGTTTCTGTTTTTAATCGTTCTCCAGAAAAAACGGAACAATTTTTACAAGAAGCAGAAGGGAAAAAGGTCGTTGGTACATATAGTATTGAAGAATTTGTCGCTTCACTGGAAAAACCTCGAAAAATTTTATTAATGGTTAAGGCAGGAAAACCGACAGACGCGACGATTGAGTCATTATTGCCTCATCTTGATAAAGGCGATATTTTAATTGACGGTGGAAATACTTTCTTTAAAGATACTCAACGTCGAAATAAGCAATTAGCCGAGAGTGGAATCCATTTCATAGGAACCGGTGTTTCTGGTGGTGAGGAAGGAGCTCTTAAAGGGCCTTCAATTATGCCGGGTGGGCAAAAAGAAGCTCATGAGTTAGTAAAGCCTATTTTAGAAGCCATTTCTGCAAAGGTGGACGGAGAAGCATGTACGACCTACATCGGACCTGATGGAGCAGGTCATTATGTAAAAATGGTACATAATGGTATAGAGTATGGGGATATGCAGCTTATATGTGAAGCTTACTCGATTTTAAAACATGTTCTAGGCCTAAATGCACAAGAACTTCATGAAGTCTTTGCAGAGTGGAATAATGGAGAACTTGATAGTTATTTAATCGAGATCACAGCTGATATCTTCACAAAAATGGATGAAGAGACTGGCAAACCTTTAGTGGATGTGATTTTAGATACGGCAGGACAAAAAGGGACAGGGAAATGGACGAGTCAAAGCTCACTTGATTTAGGTGTTCCTCTCCCTGTAATTACTGAATCGGTTTTTGCGCGTTTTATTTCAGCGATGAAGGAAGAGCGTGTAAAAGCAAGTCAAACGCTATCTGGACCCGCAATTCAAAACTTTACAGGCGATAAAAAAGAGCTTATCGAGGCCATTAGAAAAGCTCTTTATATGAGTAAAATTCTTTCTTACGCACAAGGCTTCGCGCAAATGAGAGCAGCTTCAGAGGAGTATGACTGGAATCTTCAATACGGTGAAATTGCGATGATTTTCCGAGGGGGATGCATCATTCGAGCGGCCTTCCTACAAAAGATAAAAGAAGCATATGATTTAGATCCAAAGCTTGCTAATCTTTTATTTGACCCATATTTCAAAGAGATCGTTGAAAACTATCAAGGAGCTCTTCGAGAGGTAATTGCTCTTGCAATTAACAATGGAATCCCAGTTCCAACGTTCTCTTCCGCGCTTGCTTATTATGATAGCTATCGTTCAGAAAGGTTGCCAGCGAACCTTCTACAAGCACAGCGTGATTACTTTGGTGCGCATACGTATCAACGAGTGGATAAAGAAGGAATTTTCCATACTGACTGGATGGAGAAATAA
- a CDS encoding DNA polymerase IV: MERANGKVIFHVDMNSFYASVEMAHNCDLRGKPLAVAGNPKERKGIVVTCSYEARKHGVRAAMPLWQARKLCPNMIVVKPNFDLYRQASSEIFQVLKTYTQTVEPVSIDEGYLDVSQVPEHPLTIAQNIQDQLYNELLLPCSIGIAPNKFLAKMASNMKKPLGITVLRKRQLKERLWPLPIEEMHGVGKKSTEKLNQIEVYTIDDLVKANKDSLRQFLGINGIRLQERAMGIDNREVDPSAIYDIKSVGNSTTISNDTVDMGLIEQTFRKLAHSVSSRLTKKELMMEKISITIRYADRKTITRSYSLENPLAGKEEIFAQSMRLFHQHWNEKPIRLLGITGQELVDESAAMKQLDLFTFEKDVKDEPIINVMNELQTKYGKSIIKKGLKIKEEEQGETSFNKDFLRD; the protein is encoded by the coding sequence ATGGAACGAGCAAACGGGAAAGTGATTTTTCATGTCGATATGAACAGTTTTTATGCCTCTGTAGAAATGGCGCATAACTGTGATTTGCGTGGTAAACCTTTAGCTGTAGCGGGAAACCCTAAAGAAAGAAAGGGAATTGTTGTGACGTGTAGCTATGAGGCAAGAAAGCATGGGGTTAGAGCGGCGATGCCATTGTGGCAAGCAAGGAAATTATGTCCCAATATGATTGTGGTTAAGCCTAATTTTGACCTCTATAGACAGGCCTCATCTGAAATATTTCAAGTGTTAAAAACATACACCCAAACGGTAGAACCTGTTTCAATTGATGAAGGTTATCTAGATGTTTCTCAAGTTCCAGAACATCCTCTAACAATTGCCCAAAATATACAAGATCAATTATATAACGAGCTTTTACTCCCTTGTAGTATTGGTATTGCTCCTAATAAATTTTTGGCTAAAATGGCTTCAAACATGAAAAAACCTTTAGGAATTACTGTGTTACGAAAAAGACAATTAAAAGAAAGATTGTGGCCACTTCCAATTGAAGAAATGCATGGTGTCGGAAAGAAATCAACAGAAAAATTAAATCAAATTGAAGTATACACCATTGACGATTTGGTTAAAGCAAACAAAGATTCATTAAGACAGTTTCTTGGGATCAATGGAATTCGTTTGCAAGAAAGAGCGATGGGCATTGATAACCGAGAGGTCGATCCCTCTGCCATATATGATATTAAAAGTGTAGGCAACTCTACGACGATTTCTAATGATACAGTGGATATGGGACTTATAGAACAAACCTTTCGTAAACTAGCCCATTCAGTAAGTAGTAGATTAACAAAGAAAGAGTTGATGATGGAGAAAATCTCAATTACCATACGGTATGCTGATCGAAAAACCATTACTAGAAGCTATTCTCTTGAAAATCCGCTAGCTGGGAAAGAAGAGATTTTTGCTCAATCCATGAGGCTGTTTCATCAACATTGGAATGAAAAACCGATCAGACTCTTAGGAATTACGGGTCAAGAGTTAGTTGATGAGAGCGCTGCTATGAAGCAACTGGATCTTTTCACGTTCGAAAAGGATGTAAAAGACGAGCCTATTATCAATGTGATGAATGAACTTCAAACGAAATATGGAAAAAGTATTATTAAAAAAGGGTTAAAGATAAAAGAAGAAGAACAGGGAGAGACTAGTTTTAACAAAGATTTTTTGCGAGACTAA
- a CDS encoding chemotaxis protein CheW, with translation MEKAIVFFSGDEKYALSIDDIVTIENSLQVVSGANFPSFIRGITNMRNEVVPVIDINVVFNKEKIDDANQKIIVSKMNQHELIGLLVEETRDIISVTNDMVKPLNKNLFQSVPYFTDIILHDDSLITHLNVSNLVDSLPHFAEVKEQLLEVTIN, from the coding sequence ATGGAAAAAGCGATTGTGTTTTTTTCGGGTGATGAGAAGTATGCGTTATCCATTGATGATATTGTGACGATTGAGAACAGCTTGCAAGTCGTTTCTGGGGCCAATTTTCCATCATTCATACGTGGTATTACAAATATGAGAAATGAGGTTGTACCTGTTATTGATATCAATGTTGTTTTTAACAAAGAAAAAATTGACGATGCAAATCAAAAAATCATTGTTTCGAAAATGAATCAACATGAATTGATCGGATTACTCGTTGAGGAAACGAGGGATATCATTTCGGTTACAAATGATATGGTTAAGCCTTTAAATAAAAACCTTTTTCAGTCTGTTCCCTATTTTACGGATATCATCTTACATGATGATAGTTTAATCACTCATTTAAATGTTTCAAATCTTGTAGACAGCCTTCCTCATTTTGCAGAGGTGAAGGAACAGTTGTTAGAGGTCACTATAAATTAA
- a CDS encoding M20/M25/M40 family metallo-hydrolase — MINEQRIVDEFLELVQVDSETKHEAKIAKVLKEKFTALGVKVVEDNTMDETGHGAGNLICTLEATKEGVDPIYFTSHMDTVVPGNGVKPSIKDGYIVTDGTTILGADDKTGLAAMLEAIKVLKEQNIKHGKIEFIITVGEESGLVGAKALDSKFVTAKFGYALDSDGEVGNIIVAAPTQAKIKAVIHGKTAHAGVAPEKGVSAITMAAKAISKMPLGRIDDETTANIGRFEGGSQTNIVCDHVEILAEARSLVKEKMEEQANKMKKAFEDVATEMGGKADVDVIVMYPGFKFGDGDHVVEVAKRAAEKIGRKSNLLTSGGGSDANIIAGFDIPTVNLSVGYEEIHTTNEKMPTKELVKAAEYVVAIIEEVANG, encoded by the coding sequence TTGATTAACGAACAACGAATAGTGGATGAATTTCTTGAATTAGTCCAAGTCGATTCTGAGACAAAACATGAAGCGAAAATTGCCAAAGTATTGAAAGAAAAATTTACGGCTCTTGGAGTAAAAGTTGTGGAAGACAATACAATGGATGAAACCGGTCATGGCGCAGGGAATTTAATTTGTACGTTAGAAGCAACAAAAGAAGGAGTAGACCCTATTTACTTCACCTCACATATGGATACAGTTGTTCCTGGAAATGGAGTTAAACCTTCTATTAAAGATGGATACATTGTAACAGATGGTACCACCATTTTAGGAGCAGACGATAAAACAGGTCTTGCAGCCATGCTTGAAGCAATCAAAGTGTTAAAAGAGCAAAACATAAAGCATGGGAAAATAGAGTTTATTATTACCGTAGGTGAAGAATCAGGTTTAGTTGGTGCGAAAGCGTTAGATTCTAAATTTGTAACTGCTAAGTTCGGATATGCTTTAGATAGTGATGGAGAAGTAGGCAATATTATCGTCGCGGCTCCAACACAAGCAAAGATTAAAGCTGTTATTCATGGGAAAACCGCTCACGCTGGAGTTGCTCCTGAAAAAGGTGTATCGGCTATTACAATGGCAGCAAAAGCGATTTCCAAAATGCCGTTAGGTAGAATAGATGATGAAACCACGGCTAACATTGGCAGGTTCGAGGGAGGCTCACAAACGAACATTGTTTGTGACCATGTGGAAATTTTAGCGGAGGCCCGTTCTTTAGTGAAAGAGAAAATGGAAGAACAAGCAAATAAAATGAAAAAAGCCTTTGAAGATGTTGCAACAGAAATGGGAGGCAAAGCAGATGTTGACGTGATTGTTATGTATCCAGGGTTTAAATTTGGTGATGGAGATCATGTAGTCGAGGTGGCAAAAAGAGCAGCTGAAAAAATTGGTCGTAAATCGAATTTATTAACATCAGGAGGAGGAAGCGATGCGAATATTATCGCAGGATTCGATATCCCAACTGTAAACCTCTCTGTTGGATATGAAGAAATACATACAACCAATGAAAAAATGCCTACTAAGGAATTAGTGAAAGCAGCTGAATATGTCGTTGCGATTATAGAAGAAGTGGCTAACGGGTAG